From a region of the Abditibacteriota bacterium genome:
- a CDS encoding metallophosphoesterase: MAVFGISDLHLHSAVPDKEMSVFGSHWKNHADKIRAAWEQTVSPDDVVLVPGDVSWALKLPDAMPDLEFVASLPGTKVLVRGNHELWWHRKQTARLRRTVPGSLILLQGDAVEIGGCWFAGTRGWRREDKTRSADPAIWNRELCYLARAIDAMGEGTRVVLMHYPPFDDNMQHNDFARLLWSSGVDMVVYGHIHGGEYMDGLINGVEYRYVAADGLDFVPRRLL; encoded by the coding sequence ATGGCTGTCTTCGGCATCAGCGACCTGCACCTGCACTCCGCCGTCCCGGACAAGGAGATGTCCGTGTTCGGCAGCCACTGGAAAAACCATGCCGACAAGATCAGGGCCGCCTGGGAGCAGACCGTGTCTCCCGACGACGTGGTGCTGGTGCCCGGGGACGTGTCCTGGGCCCTGAAGCTGCCCGACGCCATGCCGGATCTGGAATTCGTGGCTTCCCTGCCGGGGACCAAGGTCCTGGTCCGGGGCAATCACGAGCTGTGGTGGCACCGCAAGCAGACCGCCCGGCTCCGGCGCACGGTCCCCGGCAGCCTCATACTGCTGCAGGGTGACGCCGTGGAGATAGGCGGCTGCTGGTTCGCCGGCACCCGAGGCTGGCGCCGGGAGGACAAGACCCGCTCCGCCGACCCTGCCATCTGGAACAGGGAGCTCTGTTATCTGGCCCGGGCCATAGACGCCATGGGGGAGGGCACCCGGGTGGTGCTGATGCACTATCCGCCCTTTGACGACAACATGCAGCACAACGATTTTGCCCGGCTGCTGTGGAGCTCCGGAGTGGACATGGTGGTATATGGCCACATCCACGGCGGCGAGTATATGGACGGCCTCATCAACGGTGTGGAATACAGATACGTGGCCGCCGACGGGCTGGACTTCGTTCCCCGCAGGCTGCTGTGA